One genomic window of Glycine soja cultivar W05 chromosome 9, ASM419377v2, whole genome shotgun sequence includes the following:
- the LOC114366875 gene encoding uncharacterized protein LOC114366875, which produces MMQGSGGFMMLTLKSGGFPVEVNTQKLKRTDSRQTGVFSVERFITYSVVGKQRLLSLKITKVIKAEKVNIVNISFAEKSGKSSLANLKLQIIRNDRYGVLCFMDNELSGSYELRKMNYCVPPLDTEIVCYICRESGDRSCFTLEKRKANDYSNVVERVKGTHSFVVGDETLNVKVKITNDSRVGLRVDVDGPVKVATDYSEYVLEKIQKKINGENEASVMLLFRNSTNQPRCDVTDSGISYSANATANLRVEFGFSDVSPHT; this is translated from the coding sequence ATGATGCAAGGTAGTGGCGGTTTTATGATGCTGACGCTTAAGTCCGGCGGTTTTCCTGTGGAAGTCAACACCCAAAAGCTGAAACGCACTGACAGCAGACAAACGGGCGTGTTCTCTGTGGAAAGGTTCATCACATACTCGGTGGTTGGTAAGCAGCGACTCCTTTCATTGAAGATAACTAAGGTAATCAAAGCCGAGAAAGTGAACATAGTAAATATTAGCTTCGCAGAAAAATCTGGTAAGAGCTCTTTAGCCAATTTGAAACTGCAGATAATAAGAAATGACAGGTACGGTGTTCTATGTTTCATGGACAATGAATTATCTGGGTCGTACGAATTGCGCAAGATGAACTATTGCGTGCCACCTTTGGACACAGAAATTGTATGTTACATTTGTCGTGAGAGCGGTGACAGAAGTTGCTTCACTCTGGAAAAAAGGAAGGCGAACGACTATAGTAACGTGGTGGAGAGGGTGAAGGGCACGCATTCCTTTGTCGTTGGTGACGAGACTCTGAATGTGAAAGTGAAAATAACAAATGACAGCAGAGTTGGTTTACGTGTTGATGTGGATGGCCCCGTGAAGGTTGCGACGGATTATTCGGAATATGTCTTGGAgaaaatccagaagaagattAATGGTGAGAATGAGGCTAGTGTCATGTTACTTTTTAGAAACAGCACCAACCAACCTCGGTGTGATGTTACGGACTCCGGGATATCCTACAGCGCCAACGCCACTGCAAACCTCCGCGTTGAATTTGGTTTCTCTGACGTCTCTCCCCATACATAA